From Leptospira venezuelensis, a single genomic window includes:
- a CDS encoding peptidylprolyl isomerase, which produces MNYMNVKSNSKPRLFGALVWFAILLFSFACKANPYAEQRYAPEAYSPVEVVVRKEEKPRVALPEKPAIYALIETTQGNMLFELYDKDASKTVQNFIDLAQGEKEFTLRNGQPQKRPFYDGLTFHRVIEGFMIQGGCPYGDGSGTPGYRFADEINAASLGLDQVKIGQSQFYTGYLYRYIGGELGIRSQREADERREELESNLEKAKNLSVMEILFRLGYRYNNVVKSKKAIKGALAMANAGPNTNGSQFFINQVDTPHLDGLHTVFGQIIQGADVVDKIIASGNGKTTIRKVSIYDKRAK; this is translated from the coding sequence ATGAATTATATGAATGTAAAATCGAATTCTAAGCCCAGACTTTTTGGTGCCTTAGTATGGTTTGCGATTTTATTATTTTCGTTTGCCTGCAAGGCAAACCCTTATGCGGAACAAAGATATGCTCCGGAAGCATATAGCCCAGTCGAAGTTGTAGTTAGAAAAGAAGAAAAGCCTCGTGTTGCACTTCCTGAAAAACCTGCGATCTACGCGTTGATAGAAACCACTCAAGGAAATATGCTTTTCGAATTATACGATAAGGATGCTTCTAAAACGGTCCAAAACTTCATCGACCTTGCGCAAGGAGAGAAGGAATTCACTCTTCGTAACGGCCAACCCCAAAAAAGACCATTCTATGATGGATTAACTTTTCACAGGGTCATCGAAGGTTTTATGATCCAAGGTGGATGTCCATATGGTGATGGATCCGGAACTCCTGGATACAGATTTGCTGATGAGATCAACGCTGCAAGTTTAGGCCTAGACCAAGTTAAGATCGGACAGTCCCAATTTTATACAGGTTATCTTTATCGATATATCGGTGGAGAGCTTGGGATTCGTAGCCAAAGAGAAGCAGACGAAAGAAGAGAAGAATTGGAAAGCAATTTGGAAAAAGCCAAAAATCTTTCCGTCATGGAGATACTCTTCAGATTAGGTTATCGTTATAATAATGTAGTAAAGAGTAAGAAGGCGATCAAAGGCGCGCTTGCAATGGCGAATGCTGGACCGAATACAAACGGTTCTCAATTTTTCATCAACCAAGTAGATACTCCTCATTTGGACGGATTACATACTGTATTCGGACAGATCATCCAAGGTGCTGATGTCGTAGATAAGATTATCGCTTCCGGAAACGGCAAAACTACAATCCGCAAAGTGTCCATCTACGATAAGAGGGCAAAATAA
- the argH gene encoding argininosuccinate lyase, producing the protein MNTPEDKNSKLWGGRFKEKASSIMERIGESISFDQKLYKEDLEGSRAHAKMLAKMGILNSTELKDILDGLNQVEEEIESGNFKFSRELEDIHMHVESRLTELKGEVGKKLHTARSRNDQVSQDTRLYVRNRIQEILYRLDSLREALHEQASKNIDTIIPGYTHLQVAQPIRASHFLLAYFWMFTRDLEFFEFAKKTANILVLGSGAMAGVNYQNDREFLASELKADSISPNSMDGVSNRDHLLQFLFAAVQTMSHASRFCEDIVLYSSQEFGLVKLPDSLTTGSSIMPQKKNPDIAELIRGKSARVAGNLNHLIGLLKGLPLTYNRDLQEDKLAVFDAVETVLLSLEGLEAMVSEMQFRPERGERSLKEGFATATDLADFLVGEKKVPFRTAHELVGRLVSECVERKENLFTISEDIRKGISPYFAGEEYSKAVSLELSTDKKSSYGGTSRSRQLEQLELAKQSIKSIQRNTK; encoded by the coding sequence ATGAACACACCTGAGGACAAAAACTCTAAACTTTGGGGAGGAAGATTTAAAGAAAAAGCTTCTTCCATTATGGAAAGAATAGGGGAATCCATTTCTTTCGACCAAAAATTATATAAAGAAGATCTAGAAGGAAGTAGAGCCCACGCTAAGATGCTTGCAAAGATGGGGATCTTAAACTCCACAGAATTAAAAGACATACTAGATGGATTAAATCAGGTAGAAGAAGAGATAGAATCCGGAAATTTCAAATTTAGCAGAGAGCTGGAAGATATTCACATGCATGTGGAATCCAGACTCACTGAACTAAAAGGAGAAGTAGGGAAGAAATTACATACTGCCAGATCCAGAAATGATCAAGTCTCACAGGACACAAGGCTCTATGTTAGAAATCGAATCCAAGAAATTTTATATCGTTTAGATTCTCTGAGAGAAGCTTTGCATGAGCAGGCTTCTAAAAATATAGATACGATCATTCCGGGATATACACATCTTCAAGTTGCGCAACCAATCAGAGCCTCTCATTTTTTATTGGCATATTTTTGGATGTTCACTCGTGACTTGGAGTTTTTTGAATTCGCGAAGAAGACCGCAAATATTCTCGTTTTAGGCTCAGGCGCGATGGCTGGAGTGAATTACCAAAACGACAGAGAATTTTTGGCTTCCGAACTAAAGGCGGATTCTATTTCTCCCAATAGTATGGATGGTGTTTCCAATAGAGATCATCTCTTGCAGTTCTTATTTGCAGCTGTGCAAACAATGTCTCATGCGTCTCGTTTTTGCGAGGATATTGTTCTATATTCTTCCCAGGAATTCGGCTTAGTGAAACTACCTGATTCACTCACTACCGGATCCTCTATCATGCCCCAGAAAAAGAACCCGGATATTGCTGAACTCATCCGTGGAAAATCCGCGAGGGTGGCGGGTAACTTAAATCATCTCATCGGACTTTTAAAGGGATTGCCTCTTACCTACAATCGTGATTTACAAGAAGACAAGTTAGCCGTTTTTGATGCTGTGGAAACTGTTCTATTAAGTCTGGAAGGGTTGGAAGCCATGGTTTCTGAAATGCAATTCAGGCCGGAAAGAGGAGAAAGGTCCCTAAAGGAAGGATTTGCTACTGCGACCGATCTGGCAGACTTTCTGGTAGGGGAAAAAAAGGTCCCTTTCAGAACTGCGCATGAACTTGTAGGAAGACTTGTTTCCGAATGTGTAGAAAGAAAAGAGAATTTATTTACGATCTCAGAAGATATAAGAAAAGGAATTTCCCCTTATTTCGCTGGAGAAGAATATTCGAAAGCGGTAAGTCTGGAACTTTCTACCGATAAAAAATCCAGTTATGGCGGAACTTCTAGATCTAGACAATTAGAACAATTGGAACTCGCGAAACAATCTATTAAATCAATCCAAAGGAATACGAAATGA
- a CDS encoding heme-binding domain-containing protein, whose product MRKIWIRLGTGLLVLFLVLQLIPVQPPLGKNANEIKTEERVKKIFRKSCYDCHSDLVQWPWYSKVFPVSLYISHHIEEGREELNFSEWESLKPEKKADLAEEILEEVEEGHMPPKDYIFLHSNSKLDQEEIEILRDWLQTFAENQ is encoded by the coding sequence ATGAGAAAAATTTGGATTCGTTTAGGAACTGGACTACTTGTCTTATTCCTTGTTCTTCAGTTAATCCCCGTACAGCCTCCGTTGGGAAAGAATGCTAATGAAATCAAAACGGAAGAACGCGTCAAAAAGATTTTTCGTAAGTCTTGTTATGACTGCCATTCGGACCTGGTTCAATGGCCCTGGTATTCTAAGGTTTTTCCGGTTTCTTTATATATCTCCCATCATATAGAAGAAGGCAGGGAAGAATTAAATTTTTCGGAATGGGAAAGCTTAAAACCGGAAAAAAAGGCGGATCTAGCGGAAGAAATATTAGAAGAAGTGGAAGAAGGTCATATGCCTCCCAAGGATTATATTTTCTTACATTCTAACTCTAAACTGGATCAAGAAGAAATAGAGATATTGAGAGACTGGCTCCAAACATTTGCGGAAAATCAATAA
- a CDS encoding NfeD family protein produces the protein MDFLQDGHNLSYLWIASGIILMVAELFVPGTFVFFLGLSAAIVGSLSYFYEIGFWTQAIVWAALSGILIWIGGSFLRKFFPSSSERATLNPEEGPGRIVLVSKDILVERKGGRVVFQGTEWDAISKSKRISAGKRARILERENLTFVVEPIELPEI, from the coding sequence ATGGACTTTTTACAAGACGGACATAACCTCTCTTATCTTTGGATCGCCTCAGGGATCATACTCATGGTGGCAGAACTTTTTGTCCCGGGAACCTTCGTATTCTTTTTAGGGCTCTCTGCTGCGATTGTAGGAAGTCTTTCCTATTTTTATGAAATTGGATTTTGGACCCAAGCAATCGTTTGGGCGGCACTTTCAGGAATTCTAATCTGGATAGGAGGTAGTTTTCTCAGAAAATTTTTCCCTTCTTCTTCAGAAAGAGCGACTCTCAATCCAGAAGAAGGTCCAGGAAGGATCGTTTTAGTTTCCAAAGATATTCTTGTAGAACGGAAAGGTGGAAGGGTCGTATTCCAAGGCACTGAATGGGATGCGATTAGCAAATCCAAACGGATCTCTGCAGGAAAAAGAGCAAGAATATTGGAGCGAGAAAATCTGACATTCGTTGTGGAGCCGATTGAGCTTCCTGAAATATAA
- a CDS encoding SPFH domain-containing protein, with the protein MDPFLFFTLIVIAAIYLIMKTCIVVPQNYCFVVERLGVFRGALGAGFHFLIPVMDQIRYKQLLKEIAIDIPPQTCITKDNVSILVDGILYIKVMDAYKASYEIENFRNATIQLAQTTLRSEIGKLVLDHTFSERDDINANVVRALDEATDPWGIKVTRYEIKNISPPKEILHEMEEQVKAERVKRAEITISEGEKAARINRSMGERQEAINLSEGEKIKKVNEAEGKAKEIEFIAQAKAKGIKLISDASTNEGGTEAVNLQITEDYLAGLGIILEKAKTTVLPTEMANVVGFFEGISKVTNKFPGLDSEKE; encoded by the coding sequence ATGGACCCATTTCTATTTTTTACGCTGATAGTTATTGCAGCAATCTATCTCATTATGAAGACCTGCATTGTAGTTCCCCAAAACTATTGTTTTGTTGTGGAAAGACTGGGAGTGTTCCGCGGAGCACTTGGTGCAGGTTTTCATTTTCTGATACCGGTCATGGACCAAATCAGATACAAACAACTTCTGAAAGAAATCGCAATAGATATTCCTCCTCAGACCTGTATCACTAAAGATAACGTTTCCATATTGGTCGATGGTATCCTGTATATCAAAGTAATGGATGCTTATAAGGCTTCTTACGAAATCGAAAATTTCCGAAACGCAACCATCCAGCTCGCTCAGACCACTCTTCGTTCAGAGATAGGTAAATTAGTATTGGATCATACATTCTCAGAAAGAGATGATATCAATGCAAATGTGGTTCGAGCATTGGATGAAGCAACTGACCCTTGGGGAATTAAGGTAACTCGTTACGAGATCAAAAACATTTCCCCACCTAAAGAAATCCTACATGAGATGGAAGAACAAGTAAAAGCAGAACGTGTAAAACGTGCTGAGATCACTATCTCCGAAGGTGAGAAGGCTGCCAGGATCAATCGTTCCATGGGAGAAAGACAGGAAGCAATCAATCTTTCCGAAGGGGAAAAAATCAAAAAGGTAAACGAGGCGGAAGGTAAAGCCAAAGAGATTGAATTTATCGCCCAAGCGAAAGCAAAAGGGATCAAATTGATTTCCGATGCTAGTACAAATGAAGGCGGAACAGAAGCAGTCAATCTTCAGATCACTGAGGATTATCTCGCTGGGCTAGGCATCATTCTAGAAAAAGCAAAAACTACAGTTCTTCCAACTGAAATGGCAAATGTAGTCGGTTTCTTTGAAGGTATTTCTAAGGTAACCAACAAATTCCCAGGATTGGATTCAGAGAAGGAGTAA
- a CDS encoding SPFH domain-containing protein: MFVSVFLWIFWLGFLLYIAFKLYRSLRIVSAQECIIVERLGKYSRTLHAGFHILIPFIDYDAYYHTLKEQAIDVPPQTCITKDNVKVEMDGILYLRVLDPQKASYGIEDYRFAVTQLVQTTMRAIIGTMDLDTTFETREVINSKILEVLDQAGEPWGVRVNRYEIVNISPPKSIIEAMEREKKAQISKKAQISLSEGDRDSRINRSLGIKEEAINKSEGEKQKRINEAEGLAAEIESIATATAKGIELLAASIKTKGGKEAVKLRIAQRFIKEVEKLGQDGTELVLPLNLSNFKSVMKSVLGSEEKKA, from the coding sequence ATGTTTGTTTCAGTATTTTTATGGATATTTTGGCTCGGGTTTTTACTCTATATTGCATTTAAACTTTATCGTTCCTTAAGAATTGTTTCTGCTCAGGAATGTATCATTGTAGAAAGACTTGGAAAATACAGCAGAACCCTTCACGCAGGTTTCCATATTCTAATTCCTTTCATAGATTATGATGCATATTATCATACTCTAAAAGAACAAGCGATTGATGTTCCTCCTCAAACTTGTATCACTAAAGACAACGTTAAAGTGGAGATGGATGGGATCCTTTATTTGAGAGTTCTTGATCCCCAAAAAGCAAGTTACGGGATAGAAGATTATAGATTCGCGGTTACTCAGCTAGTACAAACCACTATGAGAGCGATCATTGGAACCATGGATCTGGATACAACTTTTGAAACCAGAGAAGTGATTAATAGCAAGATCCTCGAAGTTTTAGACCAAGCAGGTGAACCTTGGGGAGTTCGTGTAAACCGATATGAGATCGTAAACATCTCCCCTCCTAAATCCATTATCGAAGCAATGGAAAGAGAGAAAAAAGCGCAAATCTCTAAGAAAGCTCAAATCTCTCTTTCAGAAGGAGATAGAGATTCTAGGATCAACCGCTCTTTAGGTATCAAAGAAGAAGCAATCAATAAGTCTGAGGGTGAAAAACAAAAAAGGATAAACGAGGCAGAAGGACTAGCTGCTGAAATTGAATCCATTGCAACTGCTACTGCAAAAGGTATCGAACTACTTGCAGCTTCCATCAAAACAAAAGGTGGAAAAGAAGCAGTAAAACTCAGGATCGCTCAGAGATTTATTAAAGAAGTAGAAAAATTAGGACAGGATGGAACAGAACTTGTTCTTCCGCTAAACCTATCTAATTTTAAATCTGTGATGAAGTCAGTACTCGGAAGCGAGGAAAAAAAGGCTTAA
- the fliN gene encoding flagellar motor switch protein FliN, whose product MGEGSLSQDDIDALLTGSSPGGGGGGSADFNLSGELDSLLGDSGGGAGASTSPASGGAPSFADIAAALGPSSTPAPPKASARSSSVSSNTANLNLLLDVNVALTVELGRTNMYIKDVLGLNEGAVVELDNAVGEDLDILANGKLVGKGKLVLLDDYYGIRITEIVDPSRRML is encoded by the coding sequence ATGGGTGAAGGCTCCCTTTCACAAGACGATATAGACGCATTACTAACCGGGTCCAGTCCTGGTGGTGGGGGCGGTGGCTCAGCAGATTTTAATCTGAGCGGAGAATTGGATTCCCTATTAGGAGATTCTGGTGGTGGAGCTGGCGCTTCTACTTCGCCGGCATCCGGAGGAGCTCCATCATTTGCAGATATTGCTGCCGCTTTGGGACCTTCTTCTACCCCGGCTCCTCCAAAAGCGAGTGCTCGTTCTAGTTCAGTTTCCTCCAATACCGCAAACTTAAATCTATTACTAGATGTGAATGTGGCTCTTACTGTAGAATTAGGTAGGACCAATATGTACATTAAGGATGTTCTAGGTCTGAATGAAGGTGCAGTAGTAGAATTAGACAATGCAGTCGGCGAAGATTTAGATATCTTAGCAAACGGCAAACTGGTTGGAAAGGGAAAACTGGTTTTATTGGATGATTATTACGGAATTAGAATTACCGAGATAGTAGATCCTTCTCGTAGAATGCTCTAA
- a CDS encoding AAA family ATPase: MKPEDLTSPVPRNSGNILDFTQAKNLLYSELKGLGVKDPELPAFVPDKKDLRIEFPIPGADKSQLLDCIQIVRNHIENLRIHTFEPGYVCLQALNENLFETKNILDNAKFRFYSGRNQSKIEITKKGDFHREEIFSAIDLFKYLRLSKQESVQNPKELLLRLGIDVFDPIEAKKKGDWMTFETIAGYEDVKRQILESIILPLKSPETLEELSKLTRKFPGRTKPRAILLEGEPGVGKTTMAKVISCMTEIPLIYVPVESILSKYYGESAQNMAYVFDVASLFPSCLLFLDEIDSLAGSRDDGLFEATRNILSVLLRKLDGFEGGQKSITLGATNRKQDLDKALVSRFDRSVFFPLPNEKERAAILGNYAKHLQDSERLTISQRLESHSGRDLRDFCDFVERRWAANLIEKGLKPTPPPYELYLETSSKSGK, translated from the coding sequence ATGAAACCTGAAGATTTAACTAGTCCAGTTCCCCGAAATTCTGGAAATATCCTGGATTTCACCCAGGCTAAAAACCTGCTATATTCGGAACTAAAGGGTTTAGGAGTCAAGGACCCCGAACTTCCTGCATTTGTACCCGATAAAAAAGATCTAAGGATTGAATTTCCAATCCCAGGAGCAGACAAAAGCCAACTTTTAGACTGCATTCAGATCGTAAGAAATCATATAGAAAATCTAAGAATACATACGTTTGAACCTGGCTATGTTTGCCTACAGGCTCTGAACGAGAATTTATTCGAAACTAAAAACATTTTAGACAATGCTAAGTTCCGTTTCTATTCGGGAAGGAACCAAAGCAAAATAGAGATCACTAAAAAGGGAGATTTCCATAGAGAGGAAATTTTTTCAGCAATCGATCTATTCAAATATCTCAGACTTTCTAAGCAGGAGTCCGTTCAAAATCCAAAAGAACTTTTACTCCGGTTAGGAATCGATGTTTTCGATCCAATAGAAGCAAAGAAGAAGGGAGACTGGATGACATTCGAGACCATCGCAGGTTATGAGGATGTCAAAAGACAAATATTAGAATCCATTATACTTCCACTTAAGTCACCTGAAACCTTAGAAGAACTTTCCAAGCTCACTCGAAAATTCCCAGGTAGAACGAAGCCAAGGGCAATTCTTTTGGAAGGAGAACCGGGGGTAGGAAAAACTACCATGGCCAAGGTGATTTCCTGCATGACCGAGATCCCGCTCATCTATGTGCCTGTGGAATCTATTTTAAGTAAATATTATGGGGAAAGCGCCCAGAACATGGCTTATGTCTTCGACGTGGCTTCTCTATTCCCTTCTTGTCTTTTATTTTTGGACGAAATAGATTCCTTGGCTGGGTCCAGGGACGACGGATTATTTGAGGCAACCCGGAATATTCTATCAGTATTATTAAGAAAACTGGACGGTTTCGAAGGGGGACAAAAATCAATCACCCTGGGCGCCACAAATAGAAAACAGGACCTGGACAAGGCTTTGGTTTCCAGATTTGACAGATCCGTATTCTTTCCCCTACCTAATGAGAAGGAAAGAGCTGCAATATTAGGAAATTATGCTAAACATCTACAGGATTCAGAGCGTTTAACAATTTCACAACGATTAGAATCGCATTCCGGACGGGATTTAAGGGATTTCTGTGATTTTGTGGAAAGGAGATGGGCTGCCAACCTGATCGAAAAAGGATTGAAACCGACTCCTCCCCCCTATGAACTGTATTTGGAAACGAGTTCAAAATCCGGAAAATAA
- the fcpB gene encoding flagellar-coiling protein FcpB, with product MKRKIAFCLAIFSIAGILNAQDNQAQKKEDGQTGAAILETEKGLDQRVTALNERLKRHTVLMKMKVRVLPFRTVLFKGKANNDECVASNSNAQEDAANNCIRVEVYDFIKDEERGQGKIVQGGLSKYMEIYFEGPNTNDPDPRMEPPRKISKIISKVYKNNFLIEDKSVSEIIDRAPNDQPGHNDKIELFYQKNGYPEGGRPETPSEKGVGKYVLANVENTKTHPIRNSFKKTFYIKHLDTFDRLFTKIFDYNDQLGNENYKENVNTLKESLKY from the coding sequence ATGAAACGCAAAATCGCATTCTGCCTTGCAATTTTTTCAATCGCAGGCATACTCAACGCTCAAGACAACCAAGCCCAAAAGAAGGAAGACGGTCAAACCGGTGCGGCTATCCTTGAAACGGAAAAAGGTCTGGATCAAAGAGTTACGGCTCTAAATGAAAGACTAAAACGTCATACAGTACTTATGAAAATGAAAGTACGCGTTCTTCCGTTCCGTACAGTCCTTTTCAAAGGAAAAGCAAACAACGACGAGTGTGTGGCTTCTAACAGCAACGCACAAGAAGATGCAGCGAACAACTGTATCAGAGTAGAAGTTTACGATTTCATTAAGGACGAGGAAAGAGGACAAGGTAAGATCGTTCAAGGTGGACTTTCCAAATATATGGAAATCTACTTCGAAGGGCCAAACACAAACGATCCGGATCCTAGAATGGAACCTCCTCGTAAAATCAGCAAAATTATCAGTAAAGTTTATAAAAACAACTTCTTGATCGAAGATAAATCGGTTTCTGAGATCATTGACAGGGCTCCGAACGATCAGCCAGGACATAACGACAAGATCGAACTTTTCTACCAAAAGAACGGTTATCCTGAAGGTGGTCGCCCAGAGACTCCTAGCGAAAAAGGTGTTGGTAAATACGTTCTTGCTAACGTAGAAAACACCAAGACCCACCCTATCCGTAACTCTTTCAAAAAGACTTTCTACATTAAACATTTGGATACGTTCGACAGATTATTTACCAAAATTTTCGATTACAACGACCAATTGGGTAATGAGAATTACAAAGAGAACGTGAACACGCTCAAGGAATCCCTGAAATACTAA
- a CDS encoding RsmE family RNA methyltransferase produces MNYLVLDLSQKTNSGEFKIFNKDRASHIRNILQKKEGDRIKAGLLNESLGIFKILKISSEEILGSYKQIIKPKRRSPGINLIVSVQRPPTVEKILELAGVWGVQSLEFRLATLSRTEYLTSPVWKEENIKEKLILGMEQGGNVFFPKIELGFVPPGKNKSFEKKESISEIVTSSSRKSFYLDKNGRTIQEFLPLQEKEYSILVGPEPGWTKTELETFKKSNIQGIRLSSSVLRSEQAVSFFLSQWENSVPHLD; encoded by the coding sequence ATGAACTATCTAGTATTGGATCTCTCCCAGAAAACAAATTCTGGGGAATTCAAGATTTTCAATAAGGACCGGGCCTCTCATATCCGGAACATTCTACAAAAGAAAGAAGGAGATAGGATCAAGGCTGGTTTACTGAATGAAAGTTTAGGAATTTTTAAAATTCTAAAGATAAGCTCAGAAGAAATTTTAGGATCTTATAAACAAATTATAAAACCTAAAAGAAGAAGTCCAGGGATCAATCTAATTGTTTCCGTCCAGAGACCTCCCACCGTGGAAAAAATCTTAGAACTTGCAGGTGTCTGGGGAGTACAATCCTTGGAGTTTAGACTCGCAACTTTATCAAGAACTGAATATCTCACCTCCCCCGTTTGGAAAGAAGAGAACATAAAAGAAAAGCTTATATTAGGAATGGAACAAGGTGGTAATGTTTTCTTTCCCAAGATTGAACTTGGATTTGTTCCCCCAGGTAAAAATAAAAGTTTTGAGAAGAAGGAGTCAATTTCGGAAATAGTCACTTCTTCTTCCCGTAAGTCTTTCTATTTGGATAAAAACGGAAGAACCATCCAAGAGTTTCTTCCGTTGCAAGAAAAAGAATATTCTATTTTAGTTGGGCCTGAACCTGGCTGGACAAAAACAGAATTGGAAACATTTAAAAAATCAAATATCCAAGGAATCCGGCTTTCTTCTTCTGTATTGAGATCAGAACAAGCGGTATCTTTCTTCCTTTCTCAATGGGAAAATTCTGTTCCTCATTTAGATTAG
- the impL63 gene encoding cytoplasmic membrane protein ImpL63 — translation MKLNFLNLCKKSLILPGIILLSLYLLPVEELEAQLWMPPGRQFMQPPDPFTFDAGVNKFNNDYYLYLAPTLNLNFGGEFGLSLTAPMNFLAYDQDPKDPTLKVGSIRKIDYDQKSDYLRLINNIWYGTYGLYKPGETTFSFYAGKLFDGYIGHGTIVNRYVNNQRIDIYNVGLMADFNNDYGGVQVFTNSVYTHEIGAARGYVRPFAIAFKLFDLFTGRSQLFGMLQLGQGNVADEAGRKKVYEEAGVDPEDREKYRALVEDQKTHQIREEMIPIEKKPESRKEKLKEFFNQDNFANRFSIGYTTAFDTKAPTQLAFDTTGRLRLDSNNNPLVEQSEKLVIQGMDAEYKLISTKYIEITPYYDVNTIKILNSKGTHTGAMFRFGGKDIYAKIKPEYRNMDANYIPMYFDSFYELERYQANVNSQLPVTKLEAAKLLDPDAARLKGYFTSVVLSFYRISLEANYENYSGPNNSRIFVGLYFPIGSLFMISGYYTRKNFDQNKDAFKVDDNSVGAIEAALNLGFIAIRIQDIRRWVYDSTSNSFVAQDEQKVLFSNSLSF, via the coding sequence ATGAAATTAAACTTTTTGAATTTATGTAAGAAATCTCTAATACTTCCGGGAATTATCCTTCTCTCCCTATACTTATTGCCAGTGGAAGAACTTGAGGCTCAACTCTGGATGCCTCCGGGAAGGCAGTTCATGCAACCTCCAGACCCTTTCACATTTGATGCAGGGGTGAATAAGTTTAATAACGACTATTACCTATATCTAGCTCCGACCTTAAATTTGAATTTCGGAGGAGAATTTGGATTATCACTCACAGCTCCGATGAACTTTCTCGCGTACGACCAGGATCCTAAAGACCCGACCCTAAAAGTGGGAAGCATTCGTAAAATCGATTACGATCAGAAGAGCGATTATCTGAGGCTGATCAATAATATCTGGTACGGGACCTACGGACTTTATAAACCGGGTGAGACAACTTTCTCATTTTATGCGGGAAAACTTTTTGATGGGTATATAGGCCACGGAACTATAGTGAATCGTTATGTGAACAACCAAAGGATAGACATTTATAATGTAGGTCTGATGGCTGATTTTAATAATGATTATGGGGGAGTGCAGGTTTTTACAAACTCTGTTTACACTCATGAAATAGGTGCAGCAAGGGGATACGTTCGTCCATTTGCAATCGCATTCAAATTATTCGATCTATTTACAGGTAGATCTCAGTTATTCGGAATGTTGCAATTAGGACAAGGAAACGTTGCAGACGAGGCTGGTAGAAAGAAGGTTTACGAAGAAGCTGGAGTGGATCCAGAGGATAGAGAGAAATATAGGGCTTTAGTAGAAGACCAAAAGACGCACCAGATCAGAGAAGAAATGATCCCGATCGAGAAAAAACCGGAGTCTCGTAAGGAAAAGTTAAAAGAGTTTTTCAATCAGGACAATTTTGCAAACAGATTCTCTATCGGTTATACTACAGCGTTTGATACAAAGGCTCCAACCCAACTTGCATTTGATACTACTGGCCGTTTACGCTTGGACTCCAATAATAACCCACTCGTAGAACAATCAGAAAAATTAGTCATCCAAGGTATGGATGCAGAATACAAATTGATCAGTACAAAATATATAGAAATCACTCCATATTACGATGTGAATACTATCAAAATCTTGAACTCCAAAGGAACTCATACAGGTGCAATGTTCCGATTCGGTGGAAAAGATATTTATGCTAAGATCAAACCTGAATACAGGAATATGGATGCGAACTATATCCCAATGTATTTTGACAGCTTTTATGAATTAGAAAGATACCAAGCCAATGTGAACTCTCAACTTCCGGTCACAAAATTGGAAGCCGCTAAACTTTTGGACCCGGATGCTGCCAGACTTAAAGGATATTTCACATCTGTAGTATTAAGTTTTTATCGAATTTCCTTAGAGGCAAACTATGAGAATTATTCTGGGCCGAATAATTCTAGAATATTCGTAGGATTGTATTTTCCAATCGGTTCTTTATTCATGATCTCAGGTTATTATACGCGTAAGAACTTTGATCAGAACAAGGACGCATTTAAGGTAGACGATAATTCGGTCGGAGCAATAGAGGCTGCGCTGAATCTAGGCTTTATTGCAATTAGAATCCAAGATATCCGCAGATGGGTCTACGATAGTACATCAAATAGTTTTGTAGCTCAAGACGAACAAAAGGTTCTATTCTCTAATTCTTTATCCTTCTAA